The sequence AAGGAGCATCTACCTGAATTTAATATTCCCTATTGAAAGGAATAACTAACGGGAAAAGTTATGATGAGGTGTAGCGTCCTCGGATTAATGCAAAACGGCTAGAACAAGACTTAATCGGGCGATCGCGTAAATCTCATTAATTCAAGTGAATCATTGATTATCATCGCCTTGCTCATCTGATTTCTTATGCTACCCATCGACCCGAACGAGTATTCTGATCCCATTGTGGCTGAGCTTCGAATGCTGAGGAGGGAAGTTGCAGACCTGCGGCAAGACCTGCACCAATCAACAACTTTCAAGATTAGTAATGAAGTCAGCAGAGGAATTAATGGTGCCATCCTAAGCTGGATCTTTACACTAATAGTTTTTGCAGTATTGGGTTCGATAGTTTTCAGCCTGCTTGCGAGGTTTGCGAATTAGTAGGCGAGAGAAGCGATCGCCCTTAAAGTTGCCCTGAAAGGAATAGCACCATCCGTTGTAGTGGTAGATGGGTAAGGGGCGATGCAAAGCAGCTCCCCAAAAGGGCGATCGCAAAAGCTAGAACGATAGACAGGGTAAGGGCGTTTCGGGAAACGTCCTTACAAAGTCGTTGCGAAATTAGACGTACACAAAGGAATTAGAGGTCAGATTCACCGTTGCTGCGTCAACTCCAGCCAACACAGCTACAAGTTCAGATTGACCGTTGACCGATGCATAGATACCTGCACCAGCGGGCAGGTTGGTGGGTGTTCCAGTAGCACTGGTCGCAGAGGTCGCACCGAGCGTGTAGTTGGCAGCAGTGCCACTCAGTTGAATGCGATCTTCAACTCTGAAATCAGTGATGACGGCATAGTCAAGATCACCAGCTACGTTATAGAACACGGCAGCCGTGCCCCCGGTCGCAGGATTGCCCAAAATAAATCTGTCTGGTCCTCGACCTCCAGTGAGGGTGTCAACTTGAGGGGTAGGAAGCACGGGAGGGGCTGCTGGGTCAGTTGGTGCAGCAAGGACTTCTACCTCATAGCCAACCAACACATCGTTGCCCTGGCCCCCCAACAGCGTGTCATTACCCACACCACCATAGAGAAAATCTCTGCCTGTGCCACCGTTGAGGGTGTCGTCTCCTACACCACCAAAGAGCACATCCTTTCCAGCCCCACCAAACAGTTGGTCGTTGCCTAAACCACCCACTAAATTGTCGTTACCAACGCCACCATACAGCTTGTCATCGCCTTCACCACCATCTAGGCGATCGTTGCCCTGATCACCCATCAGTGTGTCGTTACCCAATTCACCATTCAGAGTGTCATTTTTGCCACGACCTTTGATAGTGTCATCCCCTAGCCCACCACTGATGACATCAATTTTCATGCCACCTGTGAGAATGTCGTTGCCATCGGTTCCTTGGGGAGCCTGACCAGGGCGACGAGAAGGACGTGAATCTCGACTTGAGCGCATAAGTTTCTCCAATACAAAACAGGGTTATTTGACTGCTCAAATCTAACGATTCTTAGTTAAAGAAACATCGATAAAAATTCATAAAATCAATTAAATTTGTTTGATTTTTAGATGAAGAGAGTCTGCATAAACACGGAACATTTCTTTTAAGAAAGTTCACACCAAGTCGGGAACTTTTTAGTTCCGTATTATTACGAATTCATCGTTCTCCTAGCGTGTAAATACGGGATATGTTTTCGTTGAGCGATCAGCTAAAATACCGAATCTCTGCAAATTCAGGTAGTACTTTAGCAAAGCTATAATTGGCTCCTCACAACACTGAGAACTCAAAGAATAGTTAGGATTTTGGGCGTTGCTGAATAGAGGGATGATTATTTTGACACAGACGTGAGCGAGACGCTCATACTCCTTTCAGGTGAATCGTTTAAACCCGTGCAAGCATCCTGCTCGCGACTCTTCAATACCCAAGATCAGCAACGCCAAATTTTGAGTTATATCACTCAAAAAATTGCAATTCAATCTTTCTAAGCTCAGCTAATTTTAAGAGTCAGAAATAGCTGAGACTTAGCCTCAATTTGAACTTTAACGGACTTGTAATAAATCGAGAATGCGCTGAGATTCGGCTGATTGCCCCTGTTGTTGCAGCAGTTCAGCATAGGCTTGATAGGTAGTCGCAACAGAACTCACAAACGATCGCTGTTGCTGCACAGGTAACCCCCGCAAGTCATTGCGGATCGTTTCCAGGATATTGACTGCCTCAGCGTAATAGCGCAGCGCATCGGACGGCTGATCCTGCTGAACCGTCAGATTTCCTAAGCGATACAGGACGTCGGCTTCTCCCTGGCGATCGCCCAATTGCCGATAAATCTGCAATGACCGTTGATACAGCTCTACTGCCTGTTCAGGTTGGTTCAAAGTGCTATAGATCACGCCGAGATTACTGCTGATCGTGGCTTCTGCTTGCAGATGACCTGCCTGCTGTGCGACCGACAGAGCTTGCTGAAATAGTTCACTCGCTTGCTCAGGTTGTTTCAGGTTGAGATAGACGGCGGCTAAATTTGTCAATGCGGTTGACTCTCCCCGACGATCGCCTAGTTGTCGATACAGCGTTAGAGCCTGTTGATGGGCCTCGATCGCTCGTTGAAAGTAGCGTTGATCATAGTAGGTGTTGCCCAGGCTAGTTAACACACCCGCCTCTCCCTGGCGATCGCCAATCTGTTGAAAGATCGGCAGGGCCTGCTCAAAGAAGCGGGTGGCTTGTTGAAATTGCCCCAAATTGCGGTAGGTTGTCCCCAAATTTCCCAGTACAGAGGCTTCGCCGCGACGATTACCAAGCTGTTGATAGAGCGGCAAGGCTTGCTCTAGAAAAGCGATCGCCTGCTGAAACTGTCCGAGGCTGCGATGGGCAGTTCCTAAACTGTTGAGTGCTCTCGCCTCACCCTGCAAGCTCTCCTGTGGAAAAGCAGTCCGAAGACTGGGTTGCCGAAAGACCGACAGAGCCGTTTGCCAGGTTGCGATCGCAAGTTGGGGATCTCCCTGATTGAACTGGTCAATCCCTAACTCCAATAAGTCTGCCGCCTGCTCGACCTGCCCAGCCGCATCGGTTGGGGTTTGTGCCAGCACTGGCGCGATCGCTCCTGAAGCCAGATTAAACCCGTAAAACAGGAGCGAGCTTGCTGCTATCACTCCCAGTAGACTGATATGCCGCATAATGTAGCCTTCAACGGTGAATGACTGTTAGCCTATCCATACAGCTATCAGCATGGCAAGTTGTTCAGCTTACCAAGTTGCCCAGATGACCTTGACTCAGCCCTAAAAAGCTGGGTTGCTAGCTGGGTTGTTATAAACAAAGAAGAATTGCATTCTAAGAGCCTGGAAGGGATGGGGTATCCATGATTGTTGAGTTACAGAAGGTGTTATCGACCTTAGAGATTCCCGCAGATTGGGTAGGGTTGCGGGCAGTGAAGGAGGCGATCGCCTATCGCTCGGTGCGGGATGGGTTGCCCCAGGACAACAGCAAGTCCACAAATTACGGGGTAATGGTGGAAGTGTTGGTGAATGGGCAAATCGGCTACAGTGCGGTTAATTCGCTACAACCAGAGCAGATTCAACAGGCAGCGGCGATCGCCTATCAACAGGCATTAGCGGCGAGCCAGTGGGCAATTTATCCGATGACCGTGGCAGCACGTCCAAAAGTCGTTGGTCAATATACCTCCCCGTTCTTGAAGCCGTTCGATGTGATGACCGCAGGCGAAGTCAATGATCTGTTAGTGCGGCTCTGCCAGACCCTCAAAGTCTCGGATCACATCGTGCAGACTAACGCTGTAGCGATGACCAATGAAACCGAGTTTTGGTTTGTCAGCAGCAATGGGTCTGAGGTCTATCAAAAGTTTTTGCTGTTAGAAACGCATTTTGGGGCTACCGCTCAAGATGGGGCAATGGTACAACAGCGCAGCAATAATGGTTATCTGGCGCACTGTTATCAGGGCGGGTGGGAACTGTTTCCAGAGCCAAATCTGTGGGAGCGGGCACGACAGATTGGCGAACAGACGGTGGAATTGTTAACAGCGGAGGAATGCCCAACGGCAACCACCACCCTCGTGCTTGCGCCAGACCAGATGATGTTGCAGATTCACGAGAGCGTAGGACATCCCCTCGAACTCGATCGCATCCTGGGGGATGAGCGCAATTACGCAGGCGGCAGCTTCGTCAAACTCTCAGATTTTGGCAATTTGTCCTACGGTTCTAAACTGATGAACATCACGTTTAACCCCACTGTTCCGGGAGAATTTGCCAGCTACCAGTTTGATGATACGGGTGCCCCTGCCACAAAGGAATATGTGATTCAAGAGGGAATTTTGCAGCGGGGCTTGGGCAGTTTGGAAAGCCAGACCAGAGCCAAGGTGCCAGGGGTAGCGTGTGCGCGAGCTTCCTCGTGGAATCGTCCGGCGATCGATCGCATGGCAAATTTGAATCTAGAAGCGGGCACCGATTCCCTGGACGATATCATCCGCAACATCGACTACGGCGTTTACATGGAGTCGAACCGTTCCTGGTCGATTGACGATCAACGCTACAAATTTCAGTTTGGCTGCGAATACGGCAAGTTGATTGAGAACGGACAACTTACCAAAACTGTCCGCAACCCCAACTACCGGGGCACAACGCCAGAGTTTTGGCATAGCCTCATCCGAGTCGGCAACAACGACACCTGGCAGATCTACGGCACCCCCTACTGCGGTAAAGGCGAACCCAATCAAGCCATTCGAGTGGGTCATGGTGCGCCCGTTTGCGCTTTTGCGGGGGTCGAAGTATTTGGCGGTGGAGAATAATGCTTTATGAATCAGGATTTAGCAAAACTAGAAGCCAGTTTTAACCAGTTAGTCGCTGCGTTGCTGGCAGAACTTAAAAGCGACGAACATCTCACCCTCAGTCTCACCGGAGAGCAGAGCCAGTTTGTCCGGTTTAACCACGCTAAGGTACGACAAACAGGAATCGTCACTGATTGTCGAGTCCACTTGACGCTGATGTCAGACCAACGCACAGCGTATTATGACTTTCCGCTAACCGGAACCTGGGAAACCGATTGGCAGCAGGCGCGATCGTCCCTGGAGGAGTTGCGTCAGGAGTTGCCTCAACTACCCATTGATCCCTATCTGGTTCTCCCAACCGGAAATGCCAACAGTCGCGAGGTTCACACCGGGCAGTTACTCAACCCGGCAGATGTGGCTGCAACCATTTTGGCTCCCGTCAGCGAATTAGATTTCACAGGCATCTATGCAGGTGGATTGCTGCTGCGGGGATATGCTGACTCTCTTGGACAAAAACACTGGTTTGCCACCGATTCCTTCTCGTTGGACTATTCCATCTTTACGGAGTCAGGTCAGGCACTCAAAGGCACCTTCGCAGGTAGCCATTGGGATGCGGAGGCATACACGGCAAAGTTAGCCGATGCAAAGGTGCAACTCGATCGCCTCAGTCAACCTCCCAAACCCATCGCCAAGGGGCAATATCGCACCTACCTGGCTCCCGCTGCGATCGCCGAAATAGTGGCCTACCTTTGCTGGAGTACCCTTAGCGAAGCATCAATGCAGCAAGGTAATAGTGCGTTGCGACTCTTACAATTGGGTGAAAAGCAACTGTCGCCCATGTTTACCCTGCGCGAAAACTTTGAATCGGGTCTGGTGCCTCGCTTTAATGAGTTGGGCGAAGTGGCACCCCTCACCCTACCTGTGATTGAGTCAGGGCAATTGGTCAATACGCTAATCAACTCTCGCACAGCGAAGGAGTACGGCAAAATCGCTAATGGTGCCAATAGTGATGAGTTTCTGCGATCGCCCGAAGTAGCTCCCGGTACACTCGACCCCACCGACATCCTCAAAACCCTCAATACCGGGCTTTATCTGTCAAACTTGCACTACCTCAACTGGAGCGATCGCACCACAGCCCGTATCACCGGAATGACCCGCTATGCCTGTTTTTGGGTTGAAAACGGAGAAATCGTCGCCCCTATTGAAAACCTCCGGTTTGACGAAAGCCTCTATCGCTGTTTTGGCGAAAACCTGGTTGCCTTAACCCATACTCAAGAATTCGTGCCGAATGTGGAAACTTACGGCTATCGCTCTCTTGGGGGAACCTGGGTGCCCGGAATGGTAGTTGATGACTTCACCTACACCTTATAAGAAGGAGTGGGCTTTAGCGAAAATATCCACACAAGACCTGCCGCATCTTTTGCAGATTGCTGGGCAGGTCAAGCCGCATGGCTTCTTGAATCAGTAGGGACGGCACCAGAACCGTAGGGGTTGCCTGCACCGAGTAGGTTAACAACGTACCCGTTTTGAAATCCTGCAAATTCAAATTGGCTGAAAAGTCGGTGAAGCTGCCCCGTTCCAGAGAAAACTGAATCTGGTGCCCCGTTTTTTGGTGGATACTCTCAAACACTTTGAGATAGATTTCAACCTGCGCCGTAAACATCAAAAAAGCCTTGCTGGCGACTTGATAGAGCCGTTTTGCCCCCTTGGATTGACCATCGCCTCGATGTAACACTTCGCTGCGGCTCAATGCCGGGAAGTATTGCACCCACCGGGAATAATCGGTCACCTGCTGCCAAACTTGCGATCGCTCCAGTGGTAAATACATTCGAGCAGTAACGGCTCCACCCCAGGCAGAATACGGTTTTGTTTCGAGTAGAATCTCGCCCTTCAAGAGTTTTTGGATGTCGCTCTCAGACTGGTTGTTCTGGCTCAGACCAGCAACTGCAATTCCATTCATTATGATTTAGTGACTCCTAACGAGGGAATGATGACCCCCTATGACCTGTGCATCAAGGTCTGGGAAGCGGTGTAGGGTTAGACATTCAAATGAGGCTGACGTAATGGCTGCATGGGGTCGGCGTGTCAGTAGGCAGCGGAGCGTAAGTGTGAAGCCATTTTCCCGATGGGGCAGTCGCCATGTGTCGCTGTTTTGAATCGTTATGATTGAGAATACTAGAGTATTCTCTCTTTTGTTGTATCTAAAGTTATTGGAGGGTTTCCATACGGAAAGGCACAACAAACAGTAAAGATTCTGATAAGTTTACAGGCTCTTGGCGTCTTACCTGTCACTCTTGATGTTGCTGCGAACAAGACACTTTTGTGGCGTTAGCGTATGGACTGATAAGACTCCATGGTAAGCTCTTGATGATTTAATTCTTATGGTTCCCAGATGTGGCGATCGCCATATCAGTTGAGGGCATTAGAAGCAGTGTAGGAGGAGTAGTATTTGTGGGTCGATCTCCCAATCTTGCCATTATGATCTTTCTCTATATCGCTGGCATTTTGCTGGTGATGATGGCAATTGTTTTGCTGTTACAGGCGTTTGGTGTGTTGACAAATATTCCCAGAGCGGCGATCGGAGCGTTAGTGCTGTTGGCGATCGGCTCTGGCATTCTTGCGGGTATTCGCAGTCGGTCATTCTAGCAGACATTTGCAGATGGTCAGACATTTGCACTCAGATAAGGAGCAGGGGGGATGAGGCGTATTCGCAGACCAACAAAACCCGCCACAACTATATTTCTACTGTTATTAGGGGTTACGGTAACCGTCTGGATCTTGCGAGGCTTGGGGTTGCTCACCTTCATCCCCGGAGGCATCATCTGGTTGCTACTCCTACTGACCATCAGCGCAGCCGTGATTAGCCGAGTGCAACGGGTTCAGACTTGAGCCTATCGTTTCCTCTTCAAAAATTGTGGGGTTTTAATCGGGGTAATTCGGGGTTGAAGCCGTTGCTGCATCGATTCACAAACGGTGACATTGAGCTGATCTCCAATCAGCAAAATGAGAGAACTCAGATAGAGCCAAAGCAGTAACACAATTACGGCTCCAACAGCACCGTAGACTCGGTTGTAATCGCCAAAGTTGGAGACATAGAGGCGAAACAAGCTTGAGACGATCGCCCACGAAACAGCGGCTAACATGGCTCCTGGCAGGATTGGCTTGCCCGGAATCCAACGGCTGGGACCAAAGCGATAGACAAACGCAAAGGCAACCGAGACGATGCCCAATGCCAAGGGCCACGCCAATAATCGCCAGACAGTGAGCACTCCCGGTTTTAGCAGATCACTGTGATTCGCAATGCGGCGCACAGCCAGATCGCTGACAAAAATGAGCGTAGAGGCAAGCATCAACAATAAAATCGTGCCAATGGTCAGCCCTAGCGAAATCAGCTTTGCTTTCCAAAAGGGGCGGCGATCGGCGGGTGGCACTTGATGGATTTGATCCAGAGCTGTCATCGCTGCACTGAGGGCACCCGATGATGCCCACAGGGCAACCACAAAACTTAACGAGAATAAGCCCCGATTGCTGCTGCGGCTAATCTCGTTCGCAAAGTCTTGAATCAGGGCTAACGCTTCGAGGGGGGCAACTTCACTCAATTGACTGGCAAGTCGCTCAAACGTGATGGTGAGCGGCTTAAATAAGCCGATCGCTGTGATGATGGTCAAAATTGCCGGAAATAACGCCAGCATCGCGTTGTATGCCATCTCAGCTGCCAACCCAGGGAGGCGTTGTTGCCCAGCCGACTCGACGACCCGCCAAATCGTTTTGGGGGTGAGATGGGCAAAAAAGCGAGCAAATGAAGTGGATAGCATGGGCATTATAAGTTCACCTCTTCTGCGTGACTGGCAAGCGGTGTGAAGCGATCGCCCCACGGAGCAACCTACTTCGCATCACCGAGCTGTCTTGACTATGCAAACCCAGAGGACGCTCAGGGAGTCTATTTGCCATATTGATACAGGCATGGCTGCATTGGCTTACAGCTAATCGCCTCCCAATGTGAAACGACATGGTGTGCATTATCCGATCGGCACTAACTTCCCGTGTAGTTACTGCAAAGCCCTAGCTTGATTGTTTACCTTCTCCAGAATTTATCGCCTGAGGCAAGATGATATCTGCATCCCAACACTCAACTAATTCGACGAGTCGAGTTGACGCTCGTGTCACCCTGAATGATCCGTTTCAGTCTACCAGGAACCCATGGCTGGCTGAAGGGCGATCGCTCTCTAGAGCCAGTCACTTTACATTAACTCCATCAAATTCATCAAATTTAAGTGTTCAGACTGCGCTACGGAGCCGTCGAGTCACAACCACTGCCTTGCCACGAGCCACTGCGATCAGACCCAACCAACGCTTGACAGGTAGTTTGAGTTCATCCGACCGACGTAATCCCAAACGACCTGCCAGCTATTCAGACGATTTTACTCTCCGGCAGATACAGGTCGGGCAACAGGTAACCGCAAGTCTGACCTCTGGTCGCTTTGACGCTTTTTTGCAAGTGATCAATGCTGCCAATGGGCGGGTCATTACTCAAAATGACGACATTGCATCGGGTAATTCCAATTCCAGGGTCACCTTTACCGTCAAAGCGGGAATCACCTACCGCCTTCGCGTCACCAGTTACGATGGCGGCGATACAGGGTCATATACGCTCGTCACGCGCACCTCTCGCTCTCGTTTACCCGGTGTCTTTGACAGAGCATTCGGGTATGGGTTGGTGGATGCAGGAGCCGCTGTTGCGCGTGCTTTGGGGCGATCGACCTCGGCTGAGGTGGCTAACCTGGGGGGCAACGCCTGGA is a genomic window of Oscillatoria sp. FACHB-1407 containing:
- a CDS encoding tetratricopeptide repeat protein; the encoded protein is MRHISLLGVIAASSLLFYGFNLASGAIAPVLAQTPTDAAGQVEQAADLLELGIDQFNQGDPQLAIATWQTALSVFRQPSLRTAFPQESLQGEARALNSLGTAHRSLGQFQQAIAFLEQALPLYQQLGNRRGEASVLGNLGTTYRNLGQFQQATRFFEQALPIFQQIGDRQGEAGVLTSLGNTYYDQRYFQRAIEAHQQALTLYRQLGDRRGESTALTNLAAVYLNLKQPEQASELFQQALSVAQQAGHLQAEATISSNLGVIYSTLNQPEQAVELYQRSLQIYRQLGDRQGEADVLYRLGNLTVQQDQPSDALRYYAEAVNILETIRNDLRGLPVQQQRSFVSSVATTYQAYAELLQQQGQSAESQRILDLLQVR
- a CDS encoding calcium-binding protein, with the protein product MRSSRDSRPSRRPGQAPQGTDGNDILTGGMKIDVISGGLGDDTIKGRGKNDTLNGELGNDTLMGDQGNDRLDGGEGDDKLYGGVGNDNLVGGLGNDQLFGGAGKDVLFGGVGDDTLNGGTGRDFLYGGVGNDTLLGGQGNDVLVGYEVEVLAAPTDPAAPPVLPTPQVDTLTGGRGPDRFILGNPATGGTAAVFYNVAGDLDYAVITDFRVEDRIQLSGTAANYTLGATSATSATGTPTNLPAGAGIYASVNGQSELVAVLAGVDAATVNLTSNSFVYV
- a CDS encoding YihY/virulence factor BrkB family protein; the protein is MLSTSFARFFAHLTPKTIWRVVESAGQQRLPGLAAEMAYNAMLALFPAILTIITAIGLFKPLTITFERLASQLSEVAPLEALALIQDFANEISRSSNRGLFSLSFVVALWASSGALSAAMTALDQIHQVPPADRRPFWKAKLISLGLTIGTILLLMLASTLIFVSDLAVRRIANHSDLLKPGVLTVWRLLAWPLALGIVSVAFAFVYRFGPSRWIPGKPILPGAMLAAVSWAIVSSLFRLYVSNFGDYNRVYGAVGAVIVLLLWLYLSSLILLIGDQLNVTVCESMQQRLQPRITPIKTPQFLKRKR
- a CDS encoding TldD/PmbA family protein, yielding MNQDLAKLEASFNQLVAALLAELKSDEHLTLSLTGEQSQFVRFNHAKVRQTGIVTDCRVHLTLMSDQRTAYYDFPLTGTWETDWQQARSSLEELRQELPQLPIDPYLVLPTGNANSREVHTGQLLNPADVAATILAPVSELDFTGIYAGGLLLRGYADSLGQKHWFATDSFSLDYSIFTESGQALKGTFAGSHWDAEAYTAKLADAKVQLDRLSQPPKPIAKGQYRTYLAPAAIAEIVAYLCWSTLSEASMQQGNSALRLLQLGEKQLSPMFTLRENFESGLVPRFNELGEVAPLTLPVIESGQLVNTLINSRTAKEYGKIANGANSDEFLRSPEVAPGTLDPTDILKTLNTGLYLSNLHYLNWSDRTTARITGMTRYACFWVENGEIVAPIENLRFDESLYRCFGENLVALTHTQEFVPNVETYGYRSLGGTWVPGMVVDDFTYTL
- a CDS encoding TldD/PmbA family protein — protein: MIVELQKVLSTLEIPADWVGLRAVKEAIAYRSVRDGLPQDNSKSTNYGVMVEVLVNGQIGYSAVNSLQPEQIQQAAAIAYQQALAASQWAIYPMTVAARPKVVGQYTSPFLKPFDVMTAGEVNDLLVRLCQTLKVSDHIVQTNAVAMTNETEFWFVSSNGSEVYQKFLLLETHFGATAQDGAMVQQRSNNGYLAHCYQGGWELFPEPNLWERARQIGEQTVELLTAEECPTATTTLVLAPDQMMLQIHESVGHPLELDRILGDERNYAGGSFVKLSDFGNLSYGSKLMNITFNPTVPGEFASYQFDDTGAPATKEYVIQEGILQRGLGSLESQTRAKVPGVACARASSWNRPAIDRMANLNLEAGTDSLDDIIRNIDYGVYMESNRSWSIDDQRYKFQFGCEYGKLIENGQLTKTVRNPNYRGTTPEFWHSLIRVGNNDTWQIYGTPYCGKGEPNQAIRVGHGAPVCAFAGVEVFGGGE
- a CDS encoding SRPBCC family protein; translation: MNGIAVAGLSQNNQSESDIQKLLKGEILLETKPYSAWGGAVTARMYLPLERSQVWQQVTDYSRWVQYFPALSRSEVLHRGDGQSKGAKRLYQVASKAFLMFTAQVEIYLKVFESIHQKTGHQIQFSLERGSFTDFSANLNLQDFKTGTLLTYSVQATPTVLVPSLLIQEAMRLDLPSNLQKMRQVLCGYFR